TAATGCATTTTTATAATGCTTGATTTTCTGAAGATGTTACTTGCATACGTTATAACAATGAACTGGGTTGCTGAGTGAACCATGCGTGTTAATAGACTGAATCAGATGTGTTAATTAGGCTACTTGCTGCGTGTACACAGTACAAGCAACTTTTGGCTACCATTACATTGAAATCTGACAAGTGGCTCACCTTCGGTTCAATTATTCACATCACCTGCCCTTCCTCACTgatgtatttaaaaataaaactTGTGTTACCATTTGCCAACGCCTCAAGGTAGGCTACGCACCATCACTTTGCTCGTCAGAGTTGCTTCAAATGAATGGGCAATGGCCACTTTCCTTGATGTTACAGGAGTCACGGAGTCAGTGCCGGTCAGATATGATgaatcaattaaatgtatttatttagcactttttacatcagctgatgtcacaaagtgcttatacagaaacccagtctaaagcccctaagagcaagcaatgcagatgtagaagcacggtggccaggaaaaactccatagaaaggaggaaccaggctctgaggggtggccagtcctcttctgactgcGTCAGcttacatggccattaaggctagATCGTTCTCCAAGATGTTGAAACGTTCATAGataaccagcagggtcaaataataatcacagtgattATAAAGGGTGCAACAGTCTGCACCTCAAGAGGTTTCAAACCTATTTATAGTATCGCATGTACTTCTAAGTGTGCACATTATATACAAGCATGTGTTCTGTTGCAACATGTTTGTCGCTCACCACAGCTCGGGAGAAAAAAAACCCGATGCAACTGGACACAGCAGCAGCCCATCCATAATCAGGTCTGTGTGCGCAGCTGTCTCTTCGCGGCGCGTTTCAGTAGTGCGCTAAAATCGATAGATACGGCAAATAATCTTTCAATCGCTTTGGGACGATATCGCAGATGTAGGTGACTATTTTGCTCCTCTTCTGCCTGCTGGATCAAACAAATAGCGGCACATTGTGCCAGTTCAAAACCATGCATCTATGGAGCTTATTTCCTATGTTGCTGTTCTTCCTCGGTGTAAGTTTTCTTCCAGGTACGTGCTCTTTGTTGCTTAACTAACTGACAACATGAATTGCATTACAGAGAAGGTTCTGATTGCTTATCCATGGCTTAATTCAGTTTCAAATACTGAATAGACTTTGAGGGCAAATTTCCTCACTAGTCAGTCGGTAGACTAACTTACAGTAAGTAGGCTATTTCATGTTTTCCCAGTGTTATGAAATGCCACCTACAGTATAGTGACCTAACTGACCTCACATTGAAAATGTGGCAGACTAGCTATGTTCACATTGGATGATGAATTAATGTATAAGCTATCCCTCACAGATTTATTTAGAGGCAAAGGTGGACAGGATATAATGGCATGCATGGACTACACAGTCTGGGTTGGTGATTTCAGGATGAGAATTTAGGTGTTTTATCCCACTGGAATGGAAATAAGGAATTAACCTGATATTACTTGATGGGCTACCATGTCATAGTGCCTGACCCTATTGGTGTTATTGCTGGTTTCACTCGTCACAAAGCTGTGGAGATTATGGTGTGTTTATTAATTAATACCTGATTGCTGTACTCGTGGCAAGCTGTTCCTCTCATCATTAAtttatctatcactctctctcttttccataTCATCCCTTGTTAATCCTAACCATCTGGTGCTTAAACCTGCAGTGAGAGTGTGTTCTGACATGACCACTGGGCTGAAAGAGAAGACACACACATAAAGAGATTAGATCAGATGAGAGAATTACACTGTTGTCTGGACACGTGATATCTGCCACTATCAACAGGTTAATGCTATCATCCCTGTGACCTCTGACCCAGACTCATGCCTGGTCATGCACATactgacaggagacagaagagaggataTGAATGAAGGGgaaaaaagagaggaagaggagaactgaGAAGATGACAGGGTCTGGACTCTATGGTCAAAGACTTCCGTATCAATACATTGCCCATAAGAAATTAAAACCAATAGTCTCAAGGACTTTGATAGTTGCTCTTCCTGTTTAAAAATAATTGGTAGCCTCAATTTGTAAGAATCAATATCACTAATGTTGCTTTCCAGGAAAGAAGAGGGAGTGGACAAAGGGAGGTAAAacgaaagaagaggagagagggaggggacaaggagtggtaaagggagaggagaagggagagaggaaggggacaaGGAGTggtaaagggagaggagaagggagagaggaaggggacaaGGAGTggtaaagggagaggagagggagagaggaaggggacaaGGAGTggtaaagggagaggagagggagagaggaaggggacaaGGAGTggtaaagggagaggagagggagagaggaaggggacaaGGAGTggtaaagggagaggagagggaaagagggaggggacaaGGAGTGGTaaagggagaggaaagggaaagagggaggggacaaGGAGTGGTGAAGGGAGGGGACAAGGAGTGGTaaagggaaaggagaggagagagggaggggacaaggagtggtaaagggagaggagagggagagaggaaggggacaaGGAGTGGTaaagggaaaggagaggagagagggaggggacaaggagtggtaaagggagaggagagggaaagagggaggggacaaGGAGTGGTGAAGGGAGGGGACAAGGAGTGGTaaagggaaaggagaggagagagggaggggacaaggagtggtaaagggagaggagagggagagagtcgaAGAGGACGAGGTAgatgtagagggggagaggagagagagagaaaaatagtgtTGTGTTTACGTGAGAGACCTTTCCTCTGACCTTCTTGTGTGTAAATAATGAGTGTTTACTATTCCCTACAGCGTACACCCAGAGAGAGGCTACAGGGACTTCCTTCACCCTTGTTCATTAATAATGAATCATCAGGACATCCCTGGGctcgcgcacacacacccacagtatGGATCCTAAATTGTTGGCATCTTGTTCTGATTATGTTGTACATTTTCAATCTCTTCACACAGAGGATAGAATAGAGATATTAGGGTCGGGGTCAAATTCAGTAAAAGGttaaacaaaataaaatgtaaaaattgGCAGTATCACTTTAAATGATAAGCGTGTATGTGACctaggattaaggttaggtttaaaattagggttagtgattaaattttttatttgtggTTAGAAAGCGTTTAAATTCTATGACCAGATGGTGATGACCCAGAGTTAGTGTAGATGAGGTCCGTGCTTCTGAAACTACCGTTAGAGTTGATGCCAGAGTGCTCTCTGCCTTCAAGGAGTGGCTGGTGGGTgtgcgtgtcagtgtgtgtgtgtgtgtgtccagatgctagaggagagagggtaCAGTGAAGGGCATGAGCGGGATTATAGCAAATAATCCCACAATGCCTCTGGCAGGGTAGGAGTACATGCTTTGACGCTTCACTGCCTCATGGCATGATGGGACAGATAATCAAACCTGGCCCTGTCAGTCTAACAATACACACTCAGATAGTTCTTCTTATTCCAGGACTAGTCTTTATCTATATCTGGGAAACGAGCCAATACAGTGTAATTTCTACTCTTATGTATGTTTTGTTATgctctacagtaggcctacatgtgtttgtgcatgtgtgtgctagTTGGTACATACATTTGGGTTTCTCCATGTGTATGTTCCCTCTCATGTCCTTGTGTTGTGTGCACTTTGGGcaatacagtaggtagttagacaagTGTCTGCCAGTTGGCATGTGATGGTCCGTTAGCACCAGGGCACTTAGATTAATGCTGGAGAAAAACGCTGACTAAACTCACACCTCATGAACCCACCAAACAACTGAACCTGCTTttctagagatagagagagagaaggatggagggagagagatagaggtggagagtgCGTAACTGAGAGAAAGAGCGAAGGAGAGAATGAGACGGAAAGGTGAGTacagtggcagagagagagaacacatgagAGGGATAGAAACAATTGGCACAGAGTGAAAGAAGAAACAATGAGGAGAACGAGGAACTAAAGAACAGATTAGTAAACCTGCTGTTCCActaggagctgagagagagagagagagagcgcgctgTGGCCCAGTGAATGTAGTAGTGGGACAGCAGCCCTCTGCAGTGTGGCTGCAGCACTTTATACTGGcacagagatggatggatggatgctgaGCTGGACTGAGAGAGAATGGGGCTATGACAGCCAGTGAGCTGCTGATGGGGTGCTGACTGAACTCAGAAGCAGATAAACATGTAAATGGACCACTCTGTGTGCCGTACACATTattacacagaacaaaaataggACAGCACTTATTTGTATTGTCGCCAAACATTTAGGGTATAAGACCTTCTTCAGTGTGCATAGGAGGCAACGGCAACAATACAGGACACACGCAGTTGTACAGACAAAAGGTTGTAGTTCAACCCCAATAACGCTGCAATTAGATTGGTCTCATCGTTCCCATTCATTTGGATTTGAGGTATAGAGATTTTCCTGAATGTGTGATTTACACAGAAGATGGTATGGAATAATGAGTGGACTTTAGATCACTTTTGAAGTATGACAACATCTGACAAAGATTGATTTAGTGGTGAACTATCTCTTTAACTTAAGGCAAACAGACGCATCTGGTCAGCTTACATGCAACGTAGCTCTACCCAGAGCCAACCTTCAATCCTTAACACTGCTGCTTATTTACTGTGTGACGTGACCAGGGAAAACTGTGGAACCTAGTCATAATGGGCTACAACTAGGACACAGAGTTGTTGTCTAGTTATGGGCTCGGGGATAGGGGTTGAGGTTATGGGATGAATGCCTGGTTCACAGATGTGGTTGGTGCTGTAACCAAGTCCTCTTGTTGGTTGACATGCAATACATGGTGTATGTACAGGATATTACTGAAGCTCTATGAGAGTCATTCACACATGTACAGTACTGCAGATGGGTAATCAAGACCACACCAAGTCTGTTATTCTAACTAaattttcttaaaaaaaaattctttctctctctcaattttttttctttctctctctctctctctctctctctctctctctctctctctctctctctctctctctctctctcaattcaattcaattcaatgggctttattggcatgggaaacatatgtttacattgccagagcaaattaaatagataataaacaaaagtgaaatgaacagtaaacattacactcacaaaagttccaaagggtGTACAGTGtagtaacaatgtgcaaatagttgaaggacaaaaggggaaataaacataaatataggatgTATTTACAAAGATTTTTCTTCACtgtttgcccttttcttgtggcaacaggtcacaaatattactgctgtgatggcacactgtggtatttcacccaatagatatgggagtttatcaaaattggatttgttttctaattctttgtgggtctgtgtaatctgagggaaatatgtgtctctaatgtgggaggagattaggaagtgcagttcagtttaacctgtcttctcttgagatccaggtctgcctatggcggcctctcaatagcaaggctttgGTCaccgagtctgtacatagtcaaagctttccttaattttgggtcagtcacagtggtcaggtattctgccactgtgtaatcTCTgtaagggccaaatagcattctagtttgctctgtattTTTGTTaagtctttccaatgtgtcaagtaattatatctttgttttctcatgatttggttgagcctaattgtgttactgtcctgggactctgtttgtgcttgtgaacagagccccaggaccagcttgcttagatgactcttctccaggttaatctctctgtaggtgatggctttgttatggaaggtttgggaatcacttccttttaggtggttgttgaATTTAATCGATTTGTATAATTAGCggatatcggcctaattctgctctgcatgcattatttggtgttttacgttctACATGGAGGATATTCTTGCAGAATTCTGCTTGCAGAGTCTCAAGTTGGTGTTtttcccatctctctcactctatctcacacacacacacacacacacacacacacacacacacacacacacacacacacacacacacacacacacacacacacacacacacacacacacacacacacacacacacacacacacactgctttgttacatgtacagacacacacacacacacacacatgcattgtTTGAGATTGAGTGTCTATAATGTTTGGCAGTAGTAAGTGTAGAGGCACTGAGTGTGTTTAACTTTCTGCAGTAGTAGTGGCACACGGGGCGTGCCTGTGCTGCGCTGTGCTGTCTGCAGTAGGAAGTGAATGGACAGGGATTTAGCAGTTCTAGATGGACACACTATCTCATTTACTGTTTGTAATTAACTTTCCGCTTATCtgcctctgtccccctctccttctcctctccccctctctttccttctctctcataTATCCAGCGTTTCTCTCCAGTGCGTTGAGTAATTAACTCCTTCCCTCCATTGCTTcaaccctttctctctttcctcccctcacGCTAAAGTCACCCCTAATCTTTTTGTCCTTTTCACCTCTGTTTACTTCTCCCTGTTAATCTCTCTAACAtttcccctttctctgtctccatctcccttgtcactttctctctcaccctcagtctgtctgtcaaatttaatttctaaataataaataattaacATAAGGTTTATAAACATGAGTGTTGCCattgtttgtgtgtttcttgCCAAACCAAATTCCAAACATTAAGGGCCCTCAAGAAGCTGGCCCAAACCCCTACAGGAACTCTTTCAAGAAAGGCTTGAGAGACTGCAGGACTATCCCACCAGTTCCATCAATGCAGCGATTAGGGGAAAACATCTGGAGCAGGGATTCTGCCAGTGACCCTGCAGTTAAAGGGCAACCGCACAAAAGGGCAATACCTTAAATGTGCCTACATATAGGAAGAAGCCTAACCAAAAGTTACTTTAACATTATCAAATGTAATGACTGTAGTGAGTCATGCATAAGGGACCAGACAGACACGTAGAGCTAGCTTTGTGATCAGCTTATCAAATTACGACATCATTAAGTGGTTTCCAAGGTCGCTCTTAGGTTAATCGAGCTGGGATACTGCAGAGCCAATTTTTCCCATTCCTTTGAGAAACTGAGACTTGGATTTGAATATTGAATaatataatctctctctctctctctctctctctctctctctctctctctctctctctctctctctctctctctctctctctctctctctctctctctctctctctctctctctctctctctcgctctcgctctcgctctctctctctctctctctgtgtgtgtggcagtgaGTCTTGGTGCTCATGGGAGGTATGCTCAGAAGTTGCTGACTGATTTGTTCGCTAACTACACCAACGCTCTGAGACCAGTGGAGGACACGGACCACATCATCAATGTCACACTGCAGATCACCCTCTCACAGATAATCGACAtggtaaacacacaaacacatgcacaaggTCACCATGATGACCCCACATCACATGCACACCTCAGCCTCCTCTGATACTACCATTTCTGTATGTTTTCATTACCTGTAATCATTGGACCTGTGTGTTTCAGTACTTGTTGTCTCTTtacctgtgtgtgtttttctgtagGATGAGCGTAACCAGATCCTGACCACGTACCTGTGGATCCGGCAGGTGTGGACGGACGCCTACCTCACTTGGAAGAAGGAGGACTACGATGGTCTCGATACCATCCGTATACCTAGTAGTTATGTATGGAGGCCTGATATTGTCCTATATAACAAGTAGGCCTGGCTGGTATTGAGACACATCGGTTCTCCCTGCACGGGTTTGTTGTCCTCTTCCTCATACTCCTCTTCTTCACCCTCATCGTCAAATATCTGTTGTGTTGCCATGGACACAAGCTGGACACCCTAAAAGCCGTTACTCACGGGGTGTCCAGGCAACCAGTCTACTTCTGATGCTCATCACAGTGTATTGGAGCAGGACTTTCTTGTTGTTGCACCATGACTAGTGCCAGGGTTTGTCTTGGTTAGGCTACGTGGTCAGAAAAATCTCTTGCCACTTGTTATGATTTATGGCTACATACAGCCTTTCAAGTTTTTCGTTGCTGCAATGTGCCAATTCAACATTGACAGTGTTTCTAGCCAGAATCAAGTCTTAATCAATAACGCAGTAGATACCAGCCCTGTCCCACCAATGGACCCTGGCCCACAGTTGGGAAACACTCTCCAAAAACAACTGTAAAACTGCACACTAGAAAATAGGGACAACTGACCTTGACAtctatttatttttcattttttaacctgaaatgaaaaataaatagAACTAAAGACAAGGTTGGTCGCCTGTCTTTTCTAGTATGCGGTTTTTAAACTTGTTTTTGGATGCTAGTTGTTCCTACCTAATCCAGCACCCGGACCTAGATGCACAGGATTgtctcatatatattttttttgcaccGGGAAACACTGTATTAGCGGAATAATCTAGCTCTTCATTCTTTCACAGTCTTGTTATGTTTTAATCTCCCTTTGTTGTTATTACAACTGAATCAGTAATCCTTTTACAACAGGCTAGACTAGGAGCATTTCTACATCCTTTTTCCTGGAAATATCTGGACAGGTCTGAGGGTTGTGTGTTACATGAGACTCACAATAATCCCATACCTAAACTAACACTTTATATGCTTAATTACCAAATCCCTGTTGGAGGACGATTGATAGTAGGGGGATGCCACAGAATGCAGATTCAGTTCCTAAGCTTTGGTTTCTGAGAAGTTTCAAACTTTTAGGGTCATGACTATTAAAGTTCTAAGCTCAGTCCAGTCCCTGTGATGAAGGTCAGAAGTGTAGTGAGATTTCTGAGTGTAGAAGTGGGCTCTGAGAGGAGGGCTCCACCCCTGCTCTCCCCACTCTCCTTGCGCACCGGCAATCATCTTTCAATCATCCTGCCTGACCGTCATCACATCCTTTGTCTCTCTGTGAGACACTCCATGCCCATCTTCCTTCCCTCCATTTCTGCCCTCTGTCCTTTCCCAGTCACTCCTCTAAAGAGTCTTTAGTGACTTGACGGTATCTATTGTAGATAAGAACAAATTTTCTATGCTTTTAATTGCCTTCTTTGTTCACCAATGAATTCCTCACACACtctgcctcttctccctctcttccttcctccctccgtctctcctcctcccaccatcactgtcctccttctcccccctctatcctccctccctacatACTCCTCCTTTTCCCTTCAATCTCCCCTCTCACTCATACACTTTCCCTTCCTCTCGccttgctctcctcctctcagtgcTGATGACCAGTTCGCCAGCTCCATGGAGACCAATGTGGTGATCCGTAACGATGGACAGATCATGTGGGACCAGCCGGCCATCACTAAGAGCTCGTGCTCAGTGGATGTGTCCTTCTTCCCGTTTGATGCCCAGCAGTGTCGCCTAACCTTCGGCTCCTGGACACACAACGGCAACCAGATGGACCTGGTCAACGCCCTGGACAGTGCTGACCTGGCCGACTTCGTGGCCAATGTAGAGTGGGAGGTCAGATTTATTAGTTAATTTAGACATTTTTTTAATCCTTTATCTATAGCAGTGCTTTTGCTGATATTTGTATGGGCAAAGCCTGATATGTATTCCCTATTTGCACTTTATTGATTGAAAACACTTTTGCATTTATAAGACTCTCTTATCTAGTTGTTTCCATAGTTTCTATTCAACGATGCACAATGCATGTATTTTATTTGTTCATTGGataggatagagagagataggaggagtgTGCTGAAAGAGCATTGGATTGGATTTGAACCCATGCTGGCAGAGGTTCAAAGTATCAGTGTTCTTAGACCGCTAGATCACCGCAGGCCATTcatttctattctattccatgcTATCCTAACTATAGGTACTGGGCATGCCAGCCAAGAAGAACGTGATCCTGTACGGCTGCTGCTCGGACCCCTATCCAGACATCACCTACACCCTGCACCTGAAACGCAGGGCATCCTTCTACATCTTTAACCTGCTCATCCCTTGTATGATGATCTCCTTCCTGGCCCCGCTGGGCTTCTACCTGCCAGCTGACTCTGGGGAGAAAGTGTCCCTGGGGGTCACCGTGCTGCTGGCCCTGACCGTGTTTCAGCTGCTAGTGGCAGAGAGCATGCCACCCTCGGAGAACGTACCACTCATAGGTGTGAGAAGGGGGTGAGAGAAGGGGGTGGGGGTGTTACAGTGAgagatgagtagagagagagtgccATGAGTACAGCAATCAGAGAATATATACTCTCCTCTGGGCTTTTGAGGCCATTTTATCTCCTTCTCCGACACTAACTGAGACTGACCAGCTCTCCTCAGAGACTTTTGTAGGTCTTCTCCCATAAACTCACAGGCAGAGATGCTTAGTAAATATTTAATGGGTCTTACTCAGCACAACATCCTCATACAGCCTCTCTCTGCTGCTAAATTGAATTGCCTGTCTACTGTATAGATGAGATGTGATACAGAGCAGGGAGACCTTGTGAATACTGAAGAAGCATATTTTGTATGTTTATTCAGTATATTATTCCATATTTTATTGTGAAATAGTATAGGGACAAGCAAAAAGTGCTTATGCATTTTGAATCAACATTGGGATGCAGGCAGAGTAAAACAAAAGTGAAGTAGGAATTTTTGCAATAGTATTTCAATAcatttgttttttacattttcaacaaAGAAGGTATCAGCAAAGTAATAAATTGTGTTGGTGTTTGTGGGATAATGTCGATGTAATGGTACAGAGGCCAGTCGATAGTGGCtgtccagataatttaatgtgcCGCAATCACAATTCGATAACCTATACTCTGTCTTCCCTCTGTGGAGCAATTATGCTTGTCTGTCTATTTAACACTGTCTAGAATCCTGAAGGAAGTGATATTATGTAAGTCAATGTACACCATTACATTGAATAATGATGATTATGTTTGAATGTGTGAGAGTTGTTATACATGGAATTGACTGTATTGCTGATCACTACTTCCCCACAGGCAAGTACTACATTGCTACCATGACGATGATCACTGCGTCGACCGCCCTGACCATCTTCATCATGAACATCCATCACTGTGGTCCGGAGGCGCGTCCCGTCCCTGAGTGGGCCCGCCGCTTCATCCTGCACTACCTGGCGCGGATCTGCTTTGTCTATGAGGTGGGAGAGAACTGCTTCACCGGCACCCCCAAGAAAAAGGCCCCGCCCGAGCTCCCACCTGACCACAATATCAACCCCCAAACCAGAAGTACGAACTGGGATGTGAATGGGGAGTCCTTGGGAGGCATgggagggatgggtggagagGAAGGGGTTGGCGTGGGCGTAAAAACACAGAAAGAGGAGGGGGATAGACTGGATGTGAAAAGAGGCTCATACCAAACCTTTGAGCCCAGTTGGTGGAAAGACGACCTGTTTGTGAGTATAgatgctggagaggaggaggagggagcagCAGGAGGTGAGAAAGAAGGAGtaggagaggcagaaagagagaagggttTCAGAGGAGAAAGTGGGTACATGGGAGGAGCAGTGGCGGCAGAAAGAGGcaaaggtggaggaggagagagaggctgtgtgggaggaggtggagaaagaaGGAAAGGATCATTAGGAGGCGCAGAGGCTAGGGTTAggagggaggtggtggtgagggcccagtgtgtgtgtcagcaccAAGCGCTATGCAGGAACATCGAGTACATCGCCAGCTGCTACCACGACCAGCGCTCCACCCAGAGACGTACGGGTGAGTGGAGGAAGGTGGCCAAGGTTATGGACCGACTCTTCATGTGGCTCTTCTTCATCATGGTCTTCCTCATGAGCCTCCTCATCATGGGCAAGGCTGTCTGAGCACGtgcagagagaagagggagaaggctCCGGGTACAAGTTAcccttaggcacagatctaggatcagatcatACCCTTCCCAAATACTGACCCTAACCATTAAGGGGGATCCCAAACAGACCTTAGCTCAGTTTCTAATGGCAACTTTATCCTACTCCGAGGGGTAGTAGCGGCCAACTAAACCATTCACAGAGTTTACCACAGGAGATACTGTGTatgtggaaatgtgtttttgtacCTAGTGTACTAGCTGTTTATGTTCCAAGGCTGTGATGAAGAGGATTAATTGGAGGATAATCTCTTGATACAGAGGTGGGCAACTTGGCAGTTCCTCTGTATCATCACCATACATATGTTTTCTACGT
The sequence above is a segment of the Salvelinus alpinus chromosome 1, SLU_Salpinus.1, whole genome shotgun sequence genome. Coding sequences within it:
- the LOC139533194 gene encoding neuronal acetylcholine receptor subunit alpha-10-like, with translation MHLWSLFPMLLFFLGVSFLPVSLGAHGRYAQKLLTDLFANYTNALRPVEDTDHIINVTLQITLSQIIDMDERNQILTTYLWIRQVWTDAYLTWKKEDYDGLDTIRIPSSYVWRPDIVLYNNADDQFASSMETNVVIRNDGQIMWDQPAITKSSCSVDVSFFPFDAQQCRLTFGSWTHNGNQMDLVNALDSADLADFVANVEWEVLGMPAKKNVILYGCCSDPYPDITYTLHLKRRASFYIFNLLIPCMMISFLAPLGFYLPADSGEKVSLGVTVLLALTVFQLLVAESMPPSENVPLIGKYYIATMTMITASTALTIFIMNIHHCGPEARPVPEWARRFILHYLARICFVYEVGENCFTGTPKKKAPPELPPDHNINPQTRSTNWDVNGESLGGMGGMGGEEGVGVGVKTQKEEGDRLDVKRGSYQTFEPSWWKDDLFVSIDAGEEEEGAAGGEKEGVGEAEREKGFRGESGYMGGAVAAERGKGGGGERGCVGGGGERRKGSLGGAEARVRREVVVRAQCVCQHQALCRNIEYIASCYHDQRSTQRRTGEWRKVAKVMDRLFMWLFFIMVFLMSLLIMGKAV